One Chitinophagales bacterium genomic window, AGAACTTGAAAAGGAAAATCCAAGTGCTATAAAACTCGCTGTTGATTATTATTTCAATAACGACAATTATGATACTTACTATGATATTAACAGAGAAGTAGAGAAATTAAATCACTAACTATTTTTTAAATTAAATCAATACATTATGCAAAAAATCGTACCAAAAACAGTAAATCTCGACCTTGTTGGAGTTGATGCCAACGCATTCTCAATTTTGGGGGCATTCGGGCGTCAAGCTCGCAGAGAAGGTTGGACAAAAGAGGAAATTGACCTTGTCACCGAGGAAGCTAAAACAGGAGATTATGATCACCTCCTAGCAGTGATTATGAATCATTGCGAAGTGGAGGATGGAGATGACGTAGACTTCTAATTTTCACGCAAACAATTAAATAAGTTTTTATGAAACACCTGTCAGAGCGAGGTATGTTATCTGAACGAGATTCACCACTTACTCAATTCGCATACCTTGAACTCTTTTATCGCCTTGATCCGAGGTTTACCTCTATTGCACAATTACCAATAGTTAATTGCGAAGAATCAGTTATGGAGCATTTGAAATCATATATCCAAAGTTCCAATATCTCTCTTGATTGTCAGGAAAAATTCATTGTCATGTTTCTTAATAACCGACATAGACTCCTGGCTATTCGCACTATTGGTATTGGATTATCACATGCAACCTTGGTTGATTTGAAATACATTGTAAAACTGGCACTTGATAGTGGAGCTTTACATATCATCGCTATTCATAATCATCCGAGTTGTTTTCTTGAGCCAAGTAAGGAAGATTTTAAAATCACCAAAGCTATTCAAGAAGCACTGCGTTGGTTTGATATTACCCTTGTTGACCATATTATTGTCTCAAGTGATTTGCAATCAAGTCACAGCATGGCTAATAAAGGACAACTGGGCTCAATTCCCGAAATATAGTACTTGGAATTATCGTTAAGTAAAATTACTCACTTTTAAAACTCAATACACATTTTTTCACCCTTTTAAATCCAAAATCATGGACAAAGAAACAAAAGCAACACTTTTAAAACAGTTCAGTATCATACTGAGAAACCGATCAAAGGATGCTAAGTATCCAAAACTCTCGCAATCACTTGTAGAATACTATAGTCGTAAAGACTTGATAGACATTCTCAAGAAAAAACATGATGGAAAAGTTCCCAGTGAACTCAATCTCATGGAATGTGAGAATTCAGAATTACTCAAACTTATTGGTGATGATATGTTTCTCATATCATACTCTACGGAACAATGGAGCAAGGATACTCAAGTAAATAATACTTCTGTGCCACAAGTGCAAAAGATTACTCCAGTTGCGGAAAAAAAGACCTCAACTCCTGATCCAAAGAATCCAGTTAAGGATGAACAAAAACCAAATTCTCAAATCAATAAAGAGGAGAAGAAGGATAAATAATATCCAAAGCAAAGCACTCGATTGAGTGCTTTTTAGTGTTATTTATTTTAATTATTTCTGATCTATTTATTAAGGATAGTCGAGAAGATTTTAGGGCTAATTCCTATTCCAAATCCCCACCACCATTTTTTATCGTATACCCAGTTATTGCCAATAGAGGTTGTTCCAATATCCCATCCAGCAGGGACAATTACAAATGATATATCATTATATGAAAACGTTAAAGTCAAGCCAGTAGACACAAAAAATTGTTTAGACTTCTCAATTTTTCCAGCTCCTTTTCCTAGTTTTCCGCCTGCTCCTGATGTAGAGAGAGAGTCTAGTTCTTCAACTGAAGGTGCAGCCCATATCCCTAAAGCCGCTTTAATAGTAGTTTTCTTGCCACTCGCATTATATTTATCTAATTGAAATTTAGTAATCTCACAATTTAAACCTAAATTAGTTATTCCTGAGTTAGCAGTTGCATAAAATTTACTACCACCTTCTGATATCTCAGGTCGAATTTTAAATGGGATTGTTATTAATGCTAATGGATTAGACTTCAAATATGAATTCCAACGCCATAACTTGAATCTTTCACCTATTATTAATGATTCACCTTTCTCTAATTTTACATACTTCTTAGTATAAAGACTATTGTTGTCATCGTCTATTATTTTCTCACCGCTTACAGTCAGTATGTTATCATTGGATTCAACTTTGGTTACATAATCAAGCCTATGAGGTCCATCCCAATCTAAATAATCTTTTGTAGAAATTGGTGCATCGCTAGGCTTAATTGTCACTTTTATTTTGTATATTATTCGACCACTATCAGTAACATCAATGTAGAAAACTTTATCATAATTGACTGTTAATCCATTAAGTACATTGATATAGAAAATTCTTTTTATTTCTTTTCCTTCTTTTGGATTTAAGGTAAAAGTTTGATTATCATTTACAATCGAAATTTTTGATTGTTCATTAGACGATATTTGTGAAATAACTGGTGCCGTGGAGAAGTCAGATTTTATTGTTATCTTACTATTCACAATTGCGTTAGTTTGATTTATTAAATCAAACTCAATAGGTACAATTTGATGAGTGCCTGGAGTATTTTTAATCTCGATAGAGGGTGTCTTAGGCATTACAATAAAATTACTTTGGGATATTATACTCTGAATTGTTAAGAGAAGAAGTATGGGTGTTAAATAAAACTTTTTCATGATGTTTATGTTTAAGTGGTTTATAGATATAAAAGTACAAATATTAACAAAAAATAAACTAAAAAAAATTAAACTAATATCTTTAGGGTCTTAACTTAAACTTATTTGATTATGTATTTACAAAGTATGTATGGAATAGAAAGACTCTTTGGTGGTTCGTTTGTATTATTGTTTTACGCCTTTATCATTTACCTAATTGTTAGATTCTTCATTTTTTTCAATGGGCTGCAAATATTGTCCCATTGGACACTTCTCCTTGATATGCAGTTTTCAACGAAAGAATTTTTTGAACGTTTGAAACAGCGGCTTGTTGACTCAGATGTAAAAAATATTTCATATTCGAACCTAAATCTCAACGAAAGTATTATAGGCCTTTCAAAGAGAACCTATCTCACAATTAATTACA contains:
- a CDS encoding JAB domain-containing protein, with amino-acid sequence MKHLSERGMLSERDSPLTQFAYLELFYRLDPRFTSIAQLPIVNCEESVMEHLKSYIQSSNISLDCQEKFIVMFLNNRHRLLAIRTIGIGLSHATLVDLKYIVKLALDSGALHIIAIHNHPSCFLEPSKEDFKITKAIQEALRWFDITLVDHIIVSSDLQSSHSMANKGQLGSIPEI